One window of the Colletotrichum destructivum chromosome 4, complete sequence genome contains the following:
- a CDS encoding Putative calcineurin-like phosphoesterase domain, ApaH type, metallo-dependent phosphatase, whose translation MAFFRTPSGLDAILDRSDGTLWERLRLNPLTTMARYLNDFFPVSYPVTGHDSDGHSVTVVCISDTHNFQPRLPPGDILVHAGDLTASGTRGELRRALDWLKVQPHRHKIVVAGNHDLCLDESLSSSGIGGRSPVAGRSRDEKADESAGGQDDDDDDEGNPLDWGDITYLNRTSMTLKLPGRPRGIRVYGSPYTPRHGAWAFQYPRSPAEDPWAGAVPASTDVLVTHGPPKGHMDDPRGGWGCELLLRELWRARPRLHVFGHVHCGHGRETVAFDPLQAAYEDVVLREALARASGDPRAWARGWAALGQCLAAWVHVWWGGGRRRPGETVLVNAAVVGGIKDRLVREAIVVRI comes from the coding sequence ATGGCATTCTTCCGTACACCATCCGGCTTagacgccatcctcgaccgGTCCGATGGCACCCTGTGGGAGCGGCTGCGCCTGAATCCTCTGACGACGATGGCCAGGTACCTAAACGACTTCTTCCCCGTCTCATATCCCGTTACCGGGCACGACAGCGACGGCCACTCGGTGACGGTGGTCTGCATCTCCGACACGCACAACTTCCAGCCGCGCCTGCCGCCGGGAgacatcctcgtccacgCGGGCGACCTCACGGCGTCGGGCACGAGGGGGGAGTTGAGACGCGCGCTGGACTGGCTGAAAGTCCAGCCTCACAGACACaagatcgtcgtcgccgggaACCACGACCTGTGTCTCGATGAGAGCCTATCATCCTCGGGGATCGGGGGGAGGAGCCCGGTGGCTGGGCGCAGCCGAGATGAGAAAGCGGACGAATCCGCGGGaggccaagacgacgacgatgacgacgaagggAACCCCCTGGACTGGGGCGACATCACCTACCTCAACCGCACCTCGATGACTCTCAAACTCCCTGGCCGGCCGCGTGGGATCCGCGTCTACGGCAGCCCCTACACCCCGCGCCACGGCGCCTGGGCGTTCCAGTACCCGCGGTCACCGGCCGAGGACCCatgggccggcgccgtgcccGCCTCAaccgacgtcctcgtcaccCACGGCCCGCCCAAGGGCCACATGGATGACCCgcgcggcggctggggctgTGAGCTCCTCCTGCGCGAGCTCTGGCGCGCCCGGCCGCGGCTGCACGTCTTCGGTCACGTCCACTGCGGCCATGGGCGCGAGACCGTCGCCTTCGATCCACTGCAGGCGGCGTACGAGGACGTCGTGCTAcgcgaggccctcgccagGGCCAGCGGCGACCCGAGGGCGTGGGCTCGGGGCTGGGCGGCTCTGGGGCAGTGTCTCGCAGCCTGGGTGCACGTTTGGTGGGGTGGCGgcaggaggcggccgggcgAGACGGTTCTTGTGAatgccgccgttgtcgggGGCATCAAGGACCGGCTGGTGAGGGAGGCTATTGTCGTTAGGATTTAG
- a CDS encoding Putative LIM-domain binding protein/SEUSS, producing MMTSMGPSFAGHPAGMQQHPGVPGHPMAQGMPHNPGQQGPQGGGMPHQMHMAVSGPGGQVNPNQLMGGMPPGAGGPNAHALQHLNPAQNPMFQQNQFGNFNNPAAMAHATQLAQQRLFQQQQQARQALMAQQAFNANMAGVNGMPMGMQMNPMNAAQLAAMRQGMRPQGHNPQAQAMLAQQIALQQHQAVQNQQMQQGQQQGQPVQMNPQHMQLQQAQMAASMQAQQQQQQQQAQQQQQAQQQAQQQQAQQQQQQQAQQQAQHQQQQQQGQPQGQPQQPQPQPQQTPHQTPQQQSAQPVNPQSAGQPTPSQTPGPAPNQQPQPPQAQAQPQGPPQMAPQPGPQQMNPAQQAAAQAAVANSMAMAQQRREGMKGHCLLKLMQFSEHLSGFPGSKGKDDLSYWNSFVSQFFSTKGVFRHSVHITDVEDQADKQYEITYPALPRYFHTHFDSGVKNMQLIMEKGTTDRPLPGDGHWIENTKSSLVYWFESGSHLVATGTVRAHFDAEQKIELFEFLTSNHEEYISRKAAIEAAKPVHNWVKEWHKVNSQDSKASPEMSKKGKARPMKSPQNPPPEALVDLPESAVKRGMGVTEAVFQFLEIAEVIGQMNPLFAFYHTHPNLGPYAALEQYVGQINAAPPNMNGQPMPQGPRTPSFGQFPMGASPAQPHMQLPGSPHVQGSPAQGHMQAPGMQMQQSQQGTSSSGPSANTSPASNKRRRPSGVKMEEDGSQAPTPGGPQVNGVQNKGKPPTPRMAKRMKGNPA from the exons ATGATGACGAGTATGGGACCGTCTTTTGCAGGCCATCCTGCCGGCATGCAACAACATCCAGGTGTTCCCGGCCATCCCATGGCTCAGGGAATGCCTCACAATCCGGGTCAGCAAGGCCCACAGGGCGGAGGAATGCCTCACCAGATGCATATGGCGGTGTCAGGGCCTGGTGGTCAGGTTAATCCAAACCAGTTGATGGGCGGCATGCCGCCGGGTGCCGGTGGTCCCAACGCTCACGCTCTGCAGCATCTCAATCCTGCCCAAAACCCAATGTTCCAGCAGAACCAGTTCGGTAACT TCAACAACCCAGCCGCGATGGCGCATGCCACCCAGCTCGCGCAGCAGCGGTTAttccaacagcagcaacaggcaCGGCAGGCGCTCATGGCGCAGCAGGCCTTTAACGCGAATATGGCCGGCGTCAATGGAATGCCCATGGGCATGCAGATGAACCCCATGAACGCGGCTCAGCTTGCGGCAATGCGCCAGGGCATGCGACCG CAGGGACACAACCCTCAGGCACAGGCAATGCTCGCCCAACAGATTGCgctccagcagcaccaaGCCGTCCAGAACCAGCAGATGCAACAgggccagcagcagggcCAGCCGGTCCAGATGAACCCTCAGCACATGCAACTCCAGCAGGCCCAAATGGCTGCTTCGATGCAGgcccagcaacaacagcagcagcagcaagcacagcaacaacagcaggcccagcagcaggcccagcagcagcaggctcaacagcagcaacagcagcaggctcaacagcaggcccagcatcagcagcagcagcaacagggTCAGCCTCAGGGTCAACCGCAACAGCCCCAGCCGCAACCTCAGCAGACGCCGCACCAAACACCGCAGCAGCAATCTGCTCAGCCCGTCAACCCTCAGTCTGCCGGCCAACCCACGCCATCCCAGACTCCTGGGCCTGCTCCGAAtcagcagccgcagcctcCTCAGGCCCAAGCCCAACCTCAAGGACCCCCTCAGATGGCTCCCCAACCCGGACCGCAACAGATGAATCCTGCACAGCAGGCCGCTGCCCAGGCTGCCGTCGCCAACAGCATGGCTATGGCGCAgcaaagaagagaagggaTGAAGGGGCACTGCCTGCTCAAACTCATGCAGTTCAGCGAGCACTTGAGCGGTTTTCCC GGTtccaagggcaaggacgacCTGTCCTACTGGAACAGCTTCGTCAGCCAGTTCTTCTCTACAAAGGGCGTTTTCCGCCACTCGGTACATATCACGGATGTCGAAGACCAGGCGGACAAGCAATACGAAATCACATACCCCGCCCTCCCGCGATATTTCCACACCCACTTCGACAGTGGTGTGAAGAACATGCAGTTGATTATGGAGAAGGGAACCACGGACAGGCCGCTTCCCGGTGATGGCCATTGGATCGAGAACACCAAGTCGAGCCTCGTCTACTGGTTCGAGAGCGGATCGCAC CTCGTTGCGACGGGTACCGTCCGGGCGCACTTTGATGCGGAGCAGAAAATTGAGCTCTTTGAGTTCCTGACCAGCAACCACGAAGAATACATCTCGCGGAAGGCTGCCAtcgaggcggcgaagccTGTGCACAACTGGGTCAAGGAGTGGCACAAGGTCAACTCCCAAGACAGTAAGGCTTCGCCGGAGATGAGCAAGAAGGGTAAAGCCCGTCCCATGAAGTCTCCGCAAAATCCTCCGCCAGAAGCGCTGGTGGATCTTCCGGAGTCGGCAGTGAAGAGGGGCATGGGGGTTACTGAAGCCGTCTTCCAATTCCTCGAG ATTGCTGAAGTGATCGGCCAAATGAACCCTCTATTCGCCTTTTATCACACCCACCCCAACCTCGGCCCCTACGCTGCCCTGGAGCAGTACGTCGGCCAGATCAACGCGGCGCCGCCAAACATGAATGGTCAACCCATGCCTCAGGGCCCTAGGACACCCAGCTTCGGCCAGTTCCCGATGGGCGCGAGCCCAGCACAGCCGCATATGCAGCTTCCTGGCTCGCCTCATGTCCAGGGCAGCCCTGCTCAGGGTCACATGCAGGCACCCGGCATGCAGATGCAGCAGAGCCAGCAAGGTACCAGCTCCAGCGGGCCTAGTGCAAACACGTCTCCAGCCTCCAACAAGCGAAGACGCCCATCTGGTgtcaagatggaggaggatggcTCCCAGGCGCCGACTCCCGGCGGTCCTCAAGTCAACGGGGTTCAGAACAAGGGCAAGCCGCCTACGCCGCGGATGGCAAAGAGGATGAAGGGCAACCCGGCATGA
- a CDS encoding Putative TORC2 component Bit61/PRR5 yields MQPARPPPRAPGSFSPLPGSSASNAPSPQRPRPPARTESSSSEESLSINFVKPRTHAPSAPIQPSSGTPIYAQFSQANSSTASLQNFSRPTAQRSGTTPGGPSGHSSGGGNDLSVSATAATAARTASPFTKGHSRKHSQTPGLFDSTLPSTSTSNLSQVGMSHPSANSSSTNQHQHHHPSPALSASHIAAQAAFQHQTSQQQQQHQQLLHVRQRSQTVPNPANGDGDNVRRGSNGKGPLSPPMLSLTEASGPRENAFGTQGYHKGLLGSHSAAATSAANAAANAAFPRSGQTSPGLPQQQQLHNPGQPPPQLIPDPKPVKPEKSKVKLFSRPVKIGTKGDPKDKPLPSPSKIGSALASLQRGNFSTSSLIDTSGQSIYNLNNSSSATIRAVPETPTMEKEGKEKEKKHHFLSRQKHKLKDDYHLPLSSASSNSKPTDPSAPSSLYSFNLPPSPAPTATSFGKARRDKKTEKESSNLNVESSSLPSEWPGPSSLPSLTHQSSYLSEPIDAGKYGLNSMALDDAWPYLKAKMLVIFEGEDLRQPVEDFNRLVALHIQYCIQRRSPNIILEDLRELLATGFASLDMTLRRTQEDKVIPALVEMWLITYTSILPYMQAVFLPLDLEFSGCGVLMNPDQARDFWGGIKAPSSDSAPYVSPASAVLDVRRIVLTAYRDIVILPRYDSLKAIFSRLSLEFLPSSFASLALASPLPDPALSSSPADTMNMMRPGTAMSLDPSVASYNSNPTTLLGDGSAGGGGGGGGRSRGLSNVSYASGGSDGQLRPFTREQNVEDSKQVTEMVGRMLQCMSILASIGGVAGDGSDEGNRRMEELCRLLKLNWLGRGRTGRNRRGIVGGRRREIPESIREGLRVV; encoded by the coding sequence ATGCAACCAGCACGACCCCCGCCCCGAGCGCCGGGCAGCTTTAGCCCTCTCCCGGGCTCGTCAGCTTCCAACGCACCGTCACCACAACGTCCACGACCGCCCGCCCGTACCGAGTCGTCGTCAAGCGAAGAGAGTCTCTCGATCAATTTCGTCAAGCCGCGAACTCACGCACCGAGCGCGCCCATACAACCTTCTTCTGGGACCCCAATCTATGCTCAGTTCTCCCAGGCCAACTCGAGTACCGCGAGCCTGCAGAACTTTTCGCGCCCGACTGCTCAGAGGTCGGGAACCACGCCTGGAGGCCCATCCGGTCACAGCTCGGGAGGGGGAAACGATCTGAGCGTGAGCGCGACTGCTGCGACTGCTGCCCGTACGGCGAGCCCTTTCACCAAAGGCCACTCGAGGAAACATAGCCAGACACCCGGTCTGTTCGACTCGAcgctgccctcgacgagcacATCGAACCTGTCCCAAGTGGGCATGTCGCACCCGTCCGCCAACTCGTCTTCCACAAACCAACATCAGCATCACCACCCAAGCCCCGCCCTTTCGGCAAGCCACATCGCGGCGCAGGCTGCCTTTCAGCACCAGACtagccagcagcaacaacagcaccagcagctGCTGCACGTCCGGCAGCGGTCGCAGACCGTCCCGAACccggccaacggcgacggtgacaaCGTAAGGAGGGGGAGCAACGGAAAGGGCCCACTCAGCCCGCCTATGCTAAGCCTGACCGAGGCAAGCGGTCCACGAGAGAACGCTTTTGGGACCCAGGGATACCACAAAGGTCTTTTGGGAAGCCATTCGGCCgccgcgacctcggccgcgaaCGCAGCCGCGAACGCAGCCTTCCCGCGATCGGGCCAGACTTCACCAGGCttgccgcagcagcagcagctacACAATCCCGGCCAACCTCCACCCCAGCTGATCCCGGATCCGAAACCGGTGAAGCCAGAAAAGTCAAAGGTCAAGCTGTTCTCACGCCCAGTCAAGATCGGCACCAAGGGCGACCCCAAGGATAAACCACTCCCTAGCCCGAGCAAGATCGGCAGCGCGCTCGCTTCGTTGCAGCGAGGAAACTTCAGCACGAGTAGTCTAATCGACACCAGCGGCCAGTCAATCTACAACCTGAAcaactcgtcctcggccaccatCCGCGCGGTGCCCGAAACGCCCACCATGGAAAAGGAGggcaaggaaaaggaaaagaagcaTCACTTCCTGTCGCGGCAAAAGCACAAGCTCAAGGATGACTACCATCTTCCGCTGTCTTCCGCATCGAGCAACTCAAAACCCACAGACCCCAGTGCCCCCTCGAGTTTGTACAGTTTCAACTTACCCCCTAGTCCGGCCCCGACTGCAACGTCGTTTGGCAAGGCGCGGCGGGACAAGAAGACTGAAAAGGAGAGCAGCAACCTCAACGTCGAGTCAAGCTCGCTCCCGTCAGAATGGCCAGGGCCGAGCAGCCTACCGAGCCTGACGCACCAGTCGTCGTATCTCTCCGAACCAATCGACGCAGGCAAGTACGGCCTCAACAGCATGGCGCTCGACGATGCCTGGCCGTACTTGAAGGCGAAGATGCTCGTCATATTCGAAGGCGAGGATTTGCGACAGCCCGTGGAGGATTTCAACCGATTAGTCGCTTTACACATACAGTATTGTATTCAGCGCAGGTCCCCCAATATCATCCTGGAGGACTTGCGCGAGCTTCTCGCGACCGGCTTCGCGTCCTTGGACATGACCCTCAGGCGTACGCAAGAGGACAAGGTCATTCCGGCTCTCGTCGAGATGTGGCTCATCACCTACACCTCCATCCTGCCCTACATGCAGGCCGTCTTCCTACCGCTAGACCTAGAGTTCTCGGGCTGCGGCGTGCTCATGAATCCCGACCAAGCCCGCGACTTCTGGGGTGGTATTAAGGCACCGTCTTCCGATAGCGCACCGTATGTCAGTCCCGCATCCGCCGTTCTCGACGTACGCCGCATTGTCCTCACAGCATATcgcgacatcgtcatcctcccccGATACGACTCACTCaaggccatcttctcccGATTATCTCTCGAATTCCTCCCTTCCTCGTTCGCCTCCTTAGCCCTCGCCTCCCCGCTGCCAGACCCGGCGCTCTCCTCTAGCCCGGCAGACACCATGAACATGATGCGCCCGGGCACAGCCATGAGTCTGGACCCCTCCGTTGCGAGTTACAATTCCAACCCGACGACGCTCCTAGGCGACGGCAGcgcgggaggaggcggcggcggcggcggacgcaGCCGTGGCCTCAGCAATGTCAGCTACGCCAGCGGCGGGAGCGATGGGCAGCTGCGGCCGTTCACACGCGAGCAGAACGTTGAGGACTCTAAGCAAGTCACCGAGATGGTCGGGCGCATGCTACAGTGCATGAGCATCCTCgccagcatcggcggcgtggccggcgacggcagtGACGAGGGGAACAGGCGCATGGAGGAGCTTTGCCGTCTGCTGAAGCTTAACTGGCTCGGCAGGGGCCGGACGGGGAGGAACCGGAGGGGTATTGTTggcggcaggcggcgggaGATCCCCGAGTCGATCAGGGAAGGATTGCGCGTCGTTTGA
- a CDS encoding Putative EKC/KEOPS complex, subunit Gon7 protein — protein MATTNNGTAASAPVFRFSATYKSPTNEPFTFSESLTAPPTSGAGDKAAYLNALRNSINAAQDNINRELTARMEEDKANDAAKSAVDDAFEEENYGEEAPPNDD, from the coding sequence ATGGCAACCACCAATAACGGTACCGCCGCTTCGGCTCCAGTCTTCCGCTTTTCCGCCACCTACAAATCTCCCACCAACGAGCCCTTCACCTTTTCCGAGTCCCTCACTGCTCCGCCAACCtctggcgccggcgacaaggCCGCCTACCTCAACGCCCTGCGCAActccatcaacgccgcccaGGACAACATTAATAGGGAGCTCACCGCACGCATGGAGGAGGACAAAGCCAACGATGCCGCCAagtccgccgtcgacgacgcatTCGAGGAGGAAAACTACGGCGAGGAGGCACCTCCCAACGATGACTGA
- a CDS encoding Putative vacuolar sorting protein 39/Transforming growth factor beta receptor-associated domain 1: MLSAFTARPIIELKPGVKSKIETILAHGDRVFVGLNNGVLRIYRVNELPSSSPTKANGSQLTATSPPKATDDPKATQQPKKPTDLLREIEKFSNRAIDQLAVIKEANTLVSLSNYYVSLHDLGTYEPLETLSRTKNATCFAVTSNIVKDAATGIPEIISRLAVAVRRRLLLWSWHESELGTDVGEVTLPESIRTVTWASATKVVCGMNSGYVMVDVVTHEVEDINSPGPAASGGQASRFGAVSSAGMGYMGLGGYMPKPLAAKLAEGELLLAKDINSMFITDEGKPVEKRQIPWQSAPEQIGYSYPYILALQPPSKGSLEVRNPDTLHLLQTIPLPGAAQLHFPPPNLSLAHAGKGFHISSDRCVWKMGATDYDAQIDELVEKGKFDEAVSILNMLEDALLQNKKETLREVKMLKAETLFRQKRFYDSMDLFNEDDVHAPPERVLKLFPPSIAGEMSGWAHGAQPEESGSDEKEGDEEHHEKANGEKPVKEDTTATPTSPAKGGVGFAKLFMGHRKPVQSDAASIMSKKDTIDVEETGSSRNRPGDNQPLEGDDLRDAVRSLAGYLVGTRTRLQRVIDPSTGKLKRSDTNGSTEEAMKSFMSGPHVEESSSQLEGEIRRTSRIVDTALFRSYMMTSPSLAGPLFRLPNFCDPDVVNEALLAHSRYNELVDFFSGKKLHSQALELLKRFGTAEEPDEAAPGLHGPQRTVTYLQTLPPSEIDLILQYSEWVLRADSKLAMEVFIADSENAETLPRARVARFLGGIDPSLEVQYLEHIIIELDESTPDFHNRLVELFIKQLKDKKRNDDWDAAMDRFVQFLKTSSQYSLIKAFSLIPRDDPAFYEAQAIVLSSMGSHKQALEIYVFKMKNYAKAEEYCNQVHKSKDSRPSSPDRSRRPSSAGDAEDASPSIYHTLLSLYLTPPPPHKPAHEPALELLSRHGSRLPAASTLSLIPDDLPVRDLESYFRGRIRSANSVVNESRIVARLRDTELVSTQALLLLGDSIPGGQGGRNRRVVITEERLCGVCHKRLGGSVVSVLPDNNVVHYACLNKASSQRPHSSRAGSWARRFS; this comes from the exons ATGCTTTCCGCATTTACAGCTCGGCCGATCATAGAGCTAAAGCCGGGGGTAAAGTCCAAGATTGAGACAATCCTCGCGCATG GCGATCGTGTGTTCGTCGGCCTTAACAACGGTGTCCTTCGTATCTATCGAGTGAATGAGCTACCGTCTTCGTCACCGACCAAGGCCAATGGCTCTCAACTGACCGCGACGAGCCCACCGAAGGCGACAGACGACCCTAAGGCGACCCAACAGCCCAAGAAACCCACAGATCTGCTTCGCGAAATTGAGAAGTTTTCGAACAGAGCAATCGATCAGCTTGCAGTCATCAAAGAAGCCAACACACTTGTCTCGCTGTCGAACTATTACGTATCGCTGCACGATCTCGGAACTTATGAACCCCTCGAAACTCTATCACGAACAAAGAACGCAACTTGCTTCGCCGTGACATCAAACATCGTCAAGGATGCAGCCACAGGAATACCAGAGATTATTAGTCGCCTGGCGGTGGCAGTTCGTCGCCGCCTGCTACTGTGGAGTTGGCACGAGAGCGAGTTGGGCACTGACGTGGGTGAGGTTACCCTGCCGGAATCGATACGAACCGTGACCTGGGCCAGTGCGACAAAGGTCGTCTGCGGAATGAACTCCGGATACGTCATGGTTGACGTGGTTACCCACGAAGTCGAAGATATCAACAGCCCCGGTCCTGCAGCATCGGGCGGGCAAGCCAGTCGGTTTGGAGCTGTCAGCAGTGCAGGCATGGGCTACATGGGTCTCGGAGGTTACATGCCCAAGCCGCTTGCTGCAAAGTTGGCAGAAGGAGAGCTACTACTCGCCAAGGATATCAACTCCATGTTCATCACCGATGAGGGTAAGCCCGTCGAAAAACGACAGATTCCATGGCAATCGGCTCCGGAACAAATCGGGTACTCGTACCCTTACATCCTAGCATTGCAACCTCCGTCCAAAGGCTCTCTGGAAGTAAGAAATCCAGACACTCTGCACCTGCTGCAGACCATCCCGCTCCCTGGCGCGGCGCAACTTCACTTCCCGCCTCCCAACCTCAGTCTTGCTCATGCGGGCAAAGGGTTTCACATCTCTAGCGACCGATGCGTGTGGAAGATGGGCGCTACTGACTACGACGCGCAAATCGACGAACTGGTGGAGAAGGGCAAATTCGACGAGGCCGTTAGCATTCTGAACATGTTGGAGGACGCTCTGCTGCAGAACAAGAAAGAGACTCTCCGAGAAGTCAAGATGTTGAAGGCCGAGACTCTTTTCAGGCAAAAGAGGTTTTACGACTCCATGGACCTCTTCAACGAAGACGACGTTCATGCACCGCCCGAGCGAGTGTTGAAACTTTTCCCGCCTTCCATTGCTGGAGAGATGTCCGGTTGGGCGCATGGCGCACAGCCAGAAGAATCTGGCAGTGACGAAAaagagggcgacgaagaaCATCATGAGAAGGCTAACGGAGAGAAGCCCGTCAAGGAAGACACAACTGCAACCCCTACGTCACCTGCGAAAGGGGGCGTTGGTTTTGCCAAGCTGTTCATGGGACACCGAAAGCCAGTACAGTCGGACGCTGCCTCTATCATGTCCAAGAAGGACACGATAGATGTCGAGGAAACAGGCAGCAGCCGAAACAGGCCCGGGGACAACCAGCCCTTGGAAGGGGATGACCTTCGGGACGCCGTCAGATCTTTGGCTGGATATCTCGTTGGAACAAGGACGCGCTTGCAACGGGTCATTGACCCGAGTACCGGCAAGCTGAAGCGATCTGATACTAACGGGTCTACCGAGGAGGCAATGAAAAGTTTCATGTCGGGACCGCACGTCGAAGAATCAAGCAGCCAGCTCGAGGGGGAGATTCGAAGGACATCGAGAATTGTCGACACAGCTTTATTCCGAAGCTACATGATGACCAGCCCTTCCCTGGCCGGCCCCCTTTTCCGACTTCCGAACTTCTGCGACCCGGACGTTGTGAATGAAGCGCTGCTCGCTCACAGCCGATACAATGAGTTGGTAGACTTTTTCAGTGGCAAGAAGCTTCATTCCCAGGCACTGGAGCTCCTCAAGCGCTTCGGGACCGCCGAGGAACCCGATGAAGCCGCGCCAGGCCTACACGGGCCTCAACGGACTGTGACCTATCTGCAGACGCTACCACCGTCCGAGATCGATCTCATTTTGCAGTACTCGGAATGGGTTCTCAGAGCAGACTCGAAATTGGCTATGGAGGTATTCATTGCCGATTCCGAGAACGCCGAGACATTGCCTCGAGCTCGGGTTGCGCGCTTCCTGGGAGGGATTGATCCAAGTCTCGAAGTTCAATATTTGGAGCACATCatcatcgagctcgacgaaTCAACACCAGACTTTCACAATCGTCTGGTCGAGCTATTCATCAAGCAGTTGAAAGACAAAAAGCGAAATGACGATTGGGACGCGGCGATGGACCGCTTCGTGCAGTTCCTCAAGACCAGCAGCCAGTACAGCCTTATCAAGGCATTTAGCCTTATTCCGCGGGATG ATCCCGCCTTTTACGAGGCTCAGGCCATTGTGCTGAGTAGCATGGGCTCGCACAAACAAGCTCTAGAGATATACGTGTTCAAGATGAAGAATTATGCGAAAGCAGAAGA GTACTGCAATCAGGTGCACAAGTCGAAGGATTCCAGACCTTCATCCCCGGATCGGTCACGACGaccctcgtcggcgggcgacgccgaagacgcaTCTCCGTCCATCTACCACACGCTTCTCTCGTTGTACCTTACACCTCCACCACCCCACAAACCAGCGCACGAACCGGCCCTCGAGCTACTTTCGAGACACGGATCACGTCTACCGGCAGCTTCGACGCTGTCTCTGATTCCCGACGATCTCCCGGTCCGCGATCTGGAGTCATACTTCCGTGGCAGGATTCGGTCTGCTAACAGCGTAGTGAACGAATCGCGCATAGTGGCCCGGCTGCGAGACACGGAGTTGGTGTCGACACAAgcgctgctgctccttggcgATAGCATCCCTGGCGGGCAGGGTGGTCGCAACAGAAGGGTGGTCATTACGGAGGAGCGCCTCTGCGGCGTGTGCCACAAGAGGCTGGGCGGTAGCGTGGTGTCGGTCCTGCCAGATAACAATGTCGTCCACTACGCTTGTCTCAACAAGGCATCGTCGCAGAGACCACACAGCTCGCGAGCGGGGAGCTGGGCTCGGAGATTTTCGTGA